The Apis mellifera strain DH4 linkage group LG3, Amel_HAv3.1, whole genome shotgun sequence genome includes the window CATCGATACGTGATAGTAACGcgtcgataaaaatgaaacaagacGGTTTTACATCTCTCCACGATCTTTCAGAAGCAACTTCCGAGTACTTTCCGCTACCAAccgagtaaaataaatttcccctAAAATGTTTCGGCGCAATAACCATTTCCGACGATACAGCAGCGCCAAAGTAGGTCGTGGAACGATTCGAAACTGAAGGATGGCGTTCATTTTGGAAAGCTACTTAAGCGAATTCTAAGGGTTAAAGAGAGCGGAGAAGGAAACTCGGCGTCTGCCGTAGGGGGTCGGCCATTGTTTGCGGGGAGGAACCTTCTTTCACCGTAGACCCAGCCACGACAATAGTCGGACGTCTCAAAGGCATGGTAACAATTACGACGTGGAGACGTTTCGACAATAGTGTCTTCACCATCGGATATTGCTCGAACGATCGAGCTTTCGTCTTCTGTGACGAGCTTTAAGCCACCACCACAGGAGAAAACTGAGCTTTTCATggtagaaagaagagaaacaacGTTCGATTTTTGGTTTCATAATCGATGTGGAATATGAATACGGTATATGAATACGATTATCGATAAGAAATGAatcttttacataaaatttttttctattgtatttttatcctatttttattattgatattgcaGTATTCTTaggttaattttgtttaactttaatatttacagaattattacctagaaatatttaattatctgttTTTGGGTCTGCAGCCACGTGTTCAGGTTAATGTTTTGTTTTATGATTAGTTTTATGAGTGTACAGTTATTCGCTACTTTAACactgtgaaataaaattgaaaaattattcagaattttataagttaaattataagaattttgaaactaaagaaattttaatttcaataaaaacacAAATTAAAAGGAacgtttaaaagaatatttttccgagaaaattcaaattgaaggaGCTGTATGCAGCAacttgtttcaaaaatttccattcgaatAATATCCCGAGAGAGTCATTCTCAAGAGAACAAAGGCAAAGACACACTTAATTTCCTCGCGTTTCAATTTGCCAACCcgtgaaaatattcgtttcacgCGACGAAAACGAGCGAAATGGTTATAACGAATAACGAAACAAACGCGTGTAAATTCCtctgatgataaaaaaaaaagtggataAACGAGCTGCATGTGCTGTATTTTACGCGTAATAACACGTAGAAAAATCGCATAGGAACTTTTTGTCTCCGAGCGTCTATCAATCGCGAGTATATCACGGCCGATTGCATAACATACCATTATTCGTTTCAGCTCTTTTATTGCTGTACGACGTGACGAACAAGACGAGTTACGATAACATCAGAGCCTGGCTGAGTGAAATTCGGGAACACGCGAACGAGGATGTGGTCATCATGCTGTTGGGTacgtttcgattatttctaGACAGTAAATCTAGTGTCTAGTGAAGAAGTCGATAGTGAAATCATCGTTTATTTTAAGTCTGAACGACTTAGGAACTAATCTAGCAATAGCACTGTTCAACAAGGACTGCTGACTCAACCGTGCTGCAAGATCTTGCGAATCAAGATCTTCTGAGTGGATAAAAGTGATCGGGATAAAATGTTGAATAAACATAAGATTAAATTCATTGTCATAGGATGATGTAATGTGAATCTCTGTGTATCTTTTTGAATACGAGTGAAtaggaaaaacgaaaaaaaagggagagagatcttttttttatcatctttgCAAGAAAGTTGTGATCAACtagtttttatatagtttcaaCAAGTTTCTTGTTTTtgtaaaaactataaaaagacgttctaaatatatcatcgttcgagttatttaattactagattattattgaaattggaagaatttgaattcttttGATCAATGAAACGTTTGAATTTTCTATCAGTGATTGGGATTGATTTCAGGAAGTAATTGcccttaaaaataaattgtgaaaaattaccagttgttgaaacaaaaattttctcttttccaaagtaaataaagtaaagtGATCAGTTAACGAACATGTCAActgaatttatatgtaaatatgtataaagttTACTCAACTAGTAATACTAAACAagttacatatgtatattaccTTCGAGATATCTCATTAAGTCCATCCCATTAGACCAGTTCCAAACAAACATCTCAATCAACTACCAAAGCAAAATTTCCAGTTAAACGAGatctaataaattgaaattaatgttttCAGGTAACAAGTCGGACTGCGGAACTGAACGAGTGGTGAAGAGGGAAGACGGTGAACGGTTAGCGCAAGAGTACAAAGTTCCCTTTATGGAAACCTCGGCTAAAACCGGCCTGAACGTTGAATTGGCCTTCTTGGCAGTTGCTAGGTACTTCTGAATCCTTTCATCAATCGTCATCGATTTATCATTACTCATTAAtagaacgataaataaataaacgaaacatgtggaaattaattagatgAAACTTCGCAGCAACATAGTGTAATTAActgtcaaattaaaaaaaaaaaaaaatagataagcGAAACTACGTTGTTGCTATTTTGATAACGCTGTGTAATTTtggcaattttataattatatatatctatattatatatatgtatatatatttatattaatagaatatgatATACATACGATATTCCATCTCGTTTCTAGCGATACAAACTTGATGAATTGATCTTTGCCACAACATCAAAATAACATTGAACCTTCATCTGGATCGGATCCAACAATGTGCATTTGATAGTCatcaaatgttattttatataatttcagagAATTGAAGGCGAGGAAAAGCAATGACCCAGACGATACGAAATTCAACGTGCAGGACTACGTTCGTCAACAATCGCAACGAAATTCATGCTTCAATTCTAATTGCCTGACTACCTGAACTGCGCAATAACCCTGCGCGTACATTTCCCTACGATAGATCGAGACGAATGGTGGAACATGAACCGGAACTGGTCATAAAAATGGCGCGAAACTATTTTGATCGTTCAAATATTCGTTCTCATGATTCAGAGCAGAAATCGTTGAAACGTTAcacattttcatttcattcacgAAGAAAGATGTATTTTTCTGTGAACTTGCacaatttatttgttacaatttttttatttaaacaaatcgattttcgataagagtttcgataaaattattgtatacaaGAGAAGCTATTtggattgataaaattatgccaaagatataaattttaaaatctcgaataaaaaatttcaaaaagaatgaaaatacgTTTTTGTTCCACCAGAAAAATACATTTGTtgagagataaaaaaacaatatagacGAATAGGAtgtcaatatttttgaaagaaaccgATAGCAAACTCTTGTTGATGATACGTGTATAGAAATCTATTTATCGATGGTTAATTCTGTACTGTACATTAATGTGAATAGTTAACGCGAAACAAAAATCTGCAATATATGACATAGATTTAGGGAATCTCTTCATGGTTCTAATTTGCACACTGAATATGATCGTTATGATGttagaaaaaagtgaaaaaaaaaagaagaaaaagattaaaaaaaatttttaaataattttatctaatttggtatcgagaaattaatgaaatgttgTATGAAAGCTCATCATGTACCAAGTAGATATACGGTTTTAGACTAACCATTATGTAGAAGAGCTTTCCCAAAATATAGCTGCCATATATACAACATGGTTTATTAAAAACGCTcaatattttgttgaaaagCTTATTTGCGTAGTTTTTAGATTATATGATTGAATATGATTGAAAttcagttaaaaatatatgtatatgtattaagatatatttgtaaatcttttaatatttatttagactgataattgtttaaaaaaatttcgtgtatttatattttattttcaatttttatcttctctcgCTTTGTTTTGTAATGTGTGCGTGTAATCGTGTAGTTTTCATAACGTTGTAACATTAGTCACGTGACTAACATACGTctgatttttaagattttctaTCTAATGgtgaatatatatgaaacgatacaatattttcgattaactcgatttatatttcaagtttttgGATCTTATACCTACAATATTACTTTTACAATCGCACAATGATCATTTGcaatcgatatttcgaaattgataTAGAATATCGAACGtttgattttattcatttacgaTTACTAAACAATTCATTACGAACACAAGGAAAAATGGAACGAAATATAATCATGTAACGTTACCTGCAATATATGTGCAATGTATCTTATCAACGTGTACAAATGACAAACAGTTACATGTCAAATGTATATtgagaagtatatatatatatataaaataaacgaccACTCGACCaactataaaattgttttttgacTTACCACCATTGCCTCTGTTTCCTTGTTTGTCACTCACTGTCAATCGTGTTGCAAGAACTCTCGAAACGATCCAAcgattatgtatttattgtccacaataaaatatttgtctcTTTTCTTATcactgaatatatatttcacacatTTGACACTCGCGAATCGTGACAACATTATGactgataaataaatactacgTTAAAAAGCAGAGCATGCATCTGCCTAACGCGCGCTCCTCTTCTAACTTGTTCCTTGAACCCTGGGAATGAGTCGAAATGAACCGCTCGGTCTCAGTTTCAAATGTCGACGTACAAACAAAACGCTGCGTCCCTAACCTGCTTCTGAGAAGCGCGTATCGCTGGCAGCCAGAACACCTAGCTGATATCGTGCAAGGAAGAACCACGAGTGTTTACGTCCATAATGGACGAAGTGATAGAGTTACAAAATATGGAAAACGTATGCAGGCTCTGCCTTTCCACCGATGAGCCAAAATCGTCGGTGTTCGAAACGGAAGACTCTCCGGTATCGTTGGCCAATAAAATACAAGCGTGTCTGTCGATTCAGGTATGTttgatatattgttatttagtaatcttttcattctttttaatgtttctttcttttttcgtatttttcaactttttgcATATTATCTCTGTAATACTGCGGGTACATTGAGGTTAGGTCTATACTAGATCATGTTATAGATAaaaacattgataaaatatgaCCATGAATTTCTttgctttttattattgttggtCATTGTTAGGCAAAGGAGCATTTTTATAGCGATAATACTCTTAAGAAAACccgatttttattcaaattttggaGCATACACATTTTGATCGGGTTCATGAACCTTTTAGATTTTAACGACGGACAAATTATCGACGAAAATATGCGCGCAATGTGTAAAAAATGTGAATCAGTGGCATAATTATAAGGAAGTATGTCTACGTTCCCAAGATAAATTGCAGCAATGGTTAGAACAGAATTTACAATCAACCCCGAtggtaagtatatatattttactaattttatattttgttaatttaatatatatgattttaatcaatatattacttttatttgttataggTTGTAACAATTAAAGACGAACCTGTTGACTTGGACTTTTGTGAGGACAACATTGAAGTCATATCCGAATCTACCAATGATTCAGATTTGGTAAGTTTTACCATGGTTCAAAACAGTGTTTAGAAAATTAagctatattaaatttatgtttttctttGTAGGAAGCTACTAATCTCGAAGAGAATATGAATCCTTTAACGAACAATGTCCAAGTAGAATTAACtgatgatgaaattaattttgagaaaaatcaaTCAACTTTAACAAAAGATgtggatataaatataaaatccgaACCACAGGATTATGACACAGATTGTACTATAGAGATAGAATCTGTAACTGGTAGCGAGCTTGTTTTGAATCCTCTTTCAAACACAGAGGATAGGATTATGGAGGCTGATTCTACCCAAAAATCCAATGCATCCACATCAGCAAGTAAGAAAAAAACCAGAAGAGGTCCACATACCCATTTTAGAGGTGCACGtgttttcaaacaaaaatgtGTACATTGTCAAATTAATCTGCActctaaatattcttatacaaAGCACATGGAAAGATTTCACAGTGATAAACAGAATGGCACTAATCAAAAATCAGAATTGGAAGATGAAGAAGAGCTTGTTGAAGATTTAGAAGATGAATTAATGAGCATGGAAAAAGATGCTCCATTAACGCAAGTGCAACAAAACATCATTAGTCAATTGAAAACTTTCATGTGTTATTCTTGCGAACAAACTTTCAGTGATCGTAGAAGTACACTTTCCCATATTCGTCAACATATGCCTGATTTAAGGCCATACACGTGTATTGCGTGTTTGACAGAATTCCCAGATCGCTCGATGTATAAACAGCATTGTAAAATGTCATTCGAATGTGCGATGAAGATTGCACTCGTTATACCGAATCAAGgtgaagagaaatatttcactTGTAATATGTGTTTACGTCCTATGCAGAATAGAAAACAGTTGCTTAGTCATTTATCAAAACACTCGGATAAACAATACGAGGAATTAATATCTCCTACACGATCTCCTCCCAAATTGAAACCAATAACACCCTTACCATCTCCAAAACAAGAAATAATGAAGGAGCCACGCaatgaaagtataaatataccaCATCCTTACAAAAACGGCGATCCTGCGCACAATCATATATGTGATTTGTGCGGTATGATTTACAGGTACAAACCTAATATGCTTAAACACAGAGATCTATGTCAACGTTTATCGTCTGAGGTCAGAACGTCCTATAAGTGTGTTCATTGTGGTATGACGTATCTCGTGTTTAGAAAGTTTCATAGTCATATCACGGCAgatcataaaaagaaagagttcACTTGCTCTGAGTGCAACAAAAAATTCAGATCTCCTAGCGACTTCTTGGAGCATCATGAGATGCATCGAATGGCGCGTAATCAGAAACAGCCTCTTCAATTGAAAAGCGATTTAATGAAGCACAAACAGAATATATCGACGTCGTTCAAGGACtggaataaattcgaaactaAAATGAACGCAAATCAATTATCTGAAAACAATCAATACAGTTGTGCACTGTGCAATCTGGAATTCTCAACCAGAGCTGAATTAACGGAACACAGGAATCTTCATCTGAAAGTGAAAATCTATTCTTGCGTTATCTGTCGTAGCATGTTCAGTAGTGCAGGTGCTTTGGAAATTCATATGAAAGATCATGGAATAGAAGACCCGAATGAGAGAAACGCAAATATTTCGTGCGTAGAATACGGTACCGTAGAAGATGATTCACGAGATTCAAACTCGATGAATTTAAGTGCTATCTCGGATCCAGGACCGaaacataataattgtaaaaaatgtgGAAGACAATTCTCGAACACCGCGAATCTCAAGAgacatataagaaatattcatcCTATCGAGAAACCTCCTTACAATTGCTCTCATTGTTGGCTATCATTTAAGAGCAAAGAAATCCGAGATCAGCACATTACATCCGCACATTCAAAGGCTTCGAAAACTATGCTTCGATGTCCTCAATGTCCACAAACATTTGTCTTCGAAGCCAATCTAGATcttcatttcaaaaatcacCATAAAGATTGCCGTTTCAAATGCGATATTTGCGGTAAAGAGTTCTTGAAGGAAGGCTCGTTGAAGATTCATAGAAGTTGGCACAATAGAGAGAATTATGGACAgagtttgaaatttatgaagaaaGAGGATCAAAAACCATTGGTAGAacctaaaaaagaagaatcgttcAATACGAACGTTAGTGGTCGGCCGGCTAGGGCACGAAAATCCTATCCGAGTTCATCTCCGACAAAACCTAACGGGAATTTCCAATGTCAAGTTTGCAGTGATAAGTTTAACGATGTAACAGAATTGAGGAAACATTTATGGGATGTGCATTGTGCTCGCAATAAAAGCGAGAAGAGCTTTGCAGGTGACGAATTCCAATGCGAACTTTGTACGAATATTTTCCCTGATAAGGAGACGTTGAACGTACACATACAATGGCACAAGGCTCAGCCCATCTTGAGTGACATTCGAAAGACCAATTTCCCTTGTGATATCTGTGGAAAACTTTACAGTTCCAAAAAGGTATTGGCGAGACACAAAAAACTTCATAAAGCGAGCTCGGTGGCTATTAGCAACTTTTCGAGTAATCAGCCTTTATGCACAATTTGTCATAAAGTATTTAACAGTAATCAGTCGTTACAGCGTCACAGGCTTAATTTACACAGCAATATTTTCACTCAACGACCTCAAACGCAACAGTACAATAATACGAGAAGAATGTCTCAAGAAGAATCAAaacctaaaaaaataaaattggaagagGAAGATAAAAAAGTACCATTTGCTATGGATGCCATGAGCGCAGGCAGAAAGTCGGTAATGTGTCACGGctgtaaaaaattcttccctaATATGAGTGTACTGTATAAGCATAAACAATTGGTACATAATAAGTCTCATATGATAAGAAACATCGCGAAATCGCTCACCATGGAATGTGTACCGTTGCATTGCAACGATGGCAAAGTCGCATGCAACATTTGCTATAAAAAGTTCTGCGGTGTGCCGAATCTCCGTCAGCATTTCACTGTGAAACACAAGAATGACCGGCCCAAATATAAGTATGCTTGCTCTATAGATGGCTGTAAGCTCACGTTCCCTACACAATTGACCTTAAAGCATCACGAATTGTCGCATACGGTCACCATGTTCAGCTGCTCCTTGTGCAATAGACACGTGTTTAATAGAGCAGCTATGACGAATCATATGCTGACAGTGCACAACACCGTCTACGACGCCGAGAAGAACAAGAATTTCCATAGAGAAATGGATTTAAGTAGTTACGTGGTGGAAGGTGCGGTAGATGCTACTTGCCCCCGATGTAAAGTGAAGTATCCCAACAACAAGGCTATGAagattcattatttcaaaattcacgaGGGCACGAATCAGTAGAATCTTGAATCTTGAATTTCGTATCTGAAATAATCTGCGGGGATTCGAACGTATAGATATCACGATGAATCGAATATGGATGATGTAACGAATGCTTGATCCTATGGACAGAAAGACTCTGCGAGTTTAATAGGCGCTGCTTTACACATTCTTTTTTACCAAATCACAAAGGCACACGTTAATCTCTTTATCCAACTTTAGCAATTATGATGTTCATAAGAACGCGAGGAATACATAATAGTGTTTCCTCACGTTTATTCGTTTAGTGTgcatgatttaaatatatatttttttttgttttgttctgAATATCATGGGAGCTACTCCCTTTGAGAACTTAGGCTATGGCAGGCCTGATCGATAAGTTCTGTAAATAAGGCATTGtagagaaacgaagaaaaagggaaaaagaccTACATGGGAGAAAGAAATTGTCTATATATCTTTTCGTTCGATGTTTTTACTAAAGTTATATAGTTTTTGTTGAATGAATTTTGCATTTGTACATCAAGACGTCAGTTCTCGTTTAGTGAAcactgatatattattaaatcggaattaataacaatatctaTTGACACGTTTCAAATCGACTAATCAAATTGataaggaattttatttagataacaAACATATCCAAATGAATCTTTGAAACGTATCCAAATGAATTGATAAGTATTATTGAGGATCAGGTTGAAATTGATGATTAGCtagtttataatttcaatcattgaTTTGAAATGTGTCGATTCGAATGGTGCATTCGACaaagaatgaaatatcatGCTGCGTCATCTCtatatgagaaatatttacatagtATATCCTATTTTgtcttttgttttctttcatttttttattatcgagcaACGGTAATTGTTTCCATTGCGATCCGTAGAAACGTGACAACTGGAAAAACTGTGCATTCCTGAAAGTTAGAAACGAAGGAgtgacatattttttaatggtaTGGTTAAGAAGATGGTGGATGATTGGGAGGGGTGAGCGATAAGGGATGAGGTTAGATTATGCACTTTATTTTACTAAAACTGTTGTTTTCTGGATGCTAAAATGGAGAACTCTGTTGttctagattttattattatatgcataCTTGTAATGTATGCAATGTATAAGCTGTAGCGTTTTTTGCATATAGTGAACAAATAAAGGGAGAACTAATAAGTGTAGATCTTCGATTTTCCAAGAATCATTCGATGTTTTCCTCGTTCACAGGATAACGCTGTGAGGAtagtgttttttttatataagtttcgAATCACtgttttctctattttaaaaCTGCTTATAATAATTAGGCTATCATGTTCCTCAGTGAATACATCTCTGTCGCATTTATGGAGATAGTTCCCGTGGTGGCCATCAGAGGGCTGCCGTCGATTCATGGTCTTGTCGAGTTTTAACCTTATTATCTCTCATATAGatattcacaaaatattttatatc containing:
- the LOC100578888 gene encoding zinc finger protein 808, giving the protein MDEVIELQNMENVCRLCLSTDEPKSSVFETEDSPVSLANKIQACLSIQILTTDKLSTKICAQCVKNVNQWHNYKEVCLRSQDKLQQWLEQNLQSTPMVVTIKDEPVDLDFCEDNIEVISESTNDSDLEATNLEENMNPLTNNVQVELTDDEINFEKNQSTLTKDVDINIKSEPQDYDTDCTIEIESVTGSELVLNPLSNTEDRIMEADSTQKSNASTSASKKKTRRGPHTHFRGARVFKQKCVHCQINLHSKYSYTKHMERFHSDKQNGTNQKSELEDEEELVEDLEDELMSMEKDAPLTQVQQNIISQLKTFMCYSCEQTFSDRRSTLSHIRQHMPDLRPYTCIACLTEFPDRSMYKQHCKMSFECAMKIALVIPNQGEEKYFTCNMCLRPMQNRKQLLSHLSKHSDKQYEELISPTRSPPKLKPITPLPSPKQEIMKEPRNESINIPHPYKNGDPAHNHICDLCGMIYRYKPNMLKHRDLCQRLSSEVRTSYKCVHCGMTYLVFRKFHSHITADHKKKEFTCSECNKKFRSPSDFLEHHEMHRMARNQKQPLQLKSDLMKHKQNISTSFKDWNKFETKMNANQLSENNQYSCALCNLEFSTRAELTEHRNLHLKVKIYSCVICRSMFSSAGALEIHMKDHGIEDPNERNANISCVEYGTVEDDSRDSNSMNLSAISDPGPKHNNCKKCGRQFSNTANLKRHIRNIHPIEKPPYNCSHCWLSFKSKEIRDQHITSAHSKASKTMLRCPQCPQTFVFEANLDLHFKNHHKDCRFKCDICGKEFLKEGSLKIHRSWHNRENYGQSLKFMKKEDQKPLVEPKKEESFNTNVSGRPARARKSYPSSSPTKPNGNFQCQVCSDKFNDVTELRKHLWDVHCARNKSEKSFAGDEFQCELCTNIFPDKETLNVHIQWHKAQPILSDIRKTNFPCDICGKLYSSKKVLARHKKLHKASSVAISNFSSNQPLCTICHKVFNSNQSLQRHRLNLHSNIFTQRPQTQQYNNTRRMSQEESKPKKIKLEEEDKKVPFAMDAMSAGRKSVMCHGCKKFFPNMSVLYKHKQLVHNKSHMIRNIAKSLTMECVPLHCNDGKVACNICYKKFCGVPNLRQHFTVKHKNDRPKYKYACSIDGCKLTFPTQLTLKHHELSHTVTMFSCSLCNRHVFNRAAMTNHMLTVHNTVYDAEKNKNFHREMDLSSYVVEGAVDATCPRCKVKYPNNKAMKIHYFKIHEGTNQ